A genomic region of Amphiura filiformis chromosome 6, Afil_fr2py, whole genome shotgun sequence contains the following coding sequences:
- the LOC140155107 gene encoding xylosyl- and glucuronyltransferase LARGE1-like — MMVVRMHKRTILSLLVITAIPVVILLYLSLSRHENLQDKNLLGFNSREAILADRVREIEQENQMLRRQLSISQNQLQQTYENYQNARIDTSNASGENNFLDVNRTGSDCSRVPQVPKCETIHISIVCAGVNASREVVTLIKSILFYRKNPLHFHFISDEIGQLILATLFKTWDVPGVKVSFHLAETYKSDVSWIPNKHYSGLFGLMKLVVTKILPDDLDKTIVLDTDVTFATDIAELWRIFLKLTGKKAIGLVENQSDWYLGTLWKKHKPWPALGRGFNTGVMLFDLKKLRDLNWMHMWRLTAEKELMNLLSTSLADQDVINAVIKQHPYLVHTMPCSWNVQLSENTRSELCYTEVTDLKVIHWNSPKKLRVKNKHVEFFRNLYLTFLEYDGNLLRRELFGCPEGMANMTLQEELSKLDEDDQCYEFRRERILMHRTHLYYLDFQYTPKSDGNDVTLVAQLSMDRLQMLEAICKHWEGPISLALYMSDAEAQQFLRYALSSDVLMARKNIGYHVVYKDGQFYPVNFLRNTALRQVTTPYVFLSDIDFLPMYGLYEYQRKAIAMVDMKATNKALIIPAFETLRYRLTFPKSKADLLHMLDMGTLFTFRYHVWQKGHAPTNFAKWRTATTPYKVQWEPDFEPYVVVKKECPVYDLRFVGFGWNKVSHIMELDAQGYEFIVLPNAFIIHMPHTPSFDIAKFRSSESYRLCLKILKEEFQKDMSKKYGFAALKYVAVET, encoded by the exons ATGATGGTTGTTCGGATGCATAAGAGAACTATACTGTCCTTGCTGGTGATCACAGCTATTCCTGTTGTCATTCTGCTCTATTTAAGTTTAAGTCGTCATG AAAATTTACAAGATAAAAATTTGTTGGGTTTCAATAGTAGAGAAGCCATTTTGGCTGATAGGGTTCGTGAGATAGAGCAGGAGAACCAGATGCTGCGCAGACAGTTAAG TATATCACAAAATCAACTTCAGCAAACCTATGAGAATTATCAGAATGCAAGAATAGACACTAGCAATGCATCTGGAGAAAACAATTTCTTGGATGTTAATAGGACAGGCTCAGATTGCAGTAGAGTACCTCAGGTGCCCAAATGTGAG ACCATTCACATATCCATAGTATGTGCAGGAGTCAATGCTAGCCGGGAAGTAGTGACACTCATCAAGTCAATATTGTTCTATAGAAAGAATCCACTACATTTTCACTTCATCTCAGATGAAATTGGGCAGTtaattctggcaacactgtttAAAACATGGGATGTACCAGGAG TTAAAGTAAGTTTCCATCTTGCAGAAACATACAAG AGTGATGTATCGTGGATTCCTAATAAGCATTACTCTGGATTATTTGGATTAATGAAGCTTGTTGTCACCAAAATCCTGCCAGATGATTTAGATAAG ACTATAGTTTTAGATACAGACGTGACGTTTGCTACAGATATAGCAGAGCTGTGGAGAATCTTTCTGAAATTAACAGGCAAGAAAGCTATAGGCCTGGTGGAAAACCAGAGTGATTGGTATTTAGGAACACTATGGAAGAAACACAAGCCATGGCCCGCACTG gGGAGGGGATTCAATACAGGAGTGATGTTATTTGATTTGAAGAAGTTACGAGATCTCAACTGGATGCACATGTGGAGGCTGACAGCTGAGAAGGAACTCATGAATCTactctcaacatcactagctgaTCAG GATGTAATCAATGCAGTAATTAAACAGCATCCATATTTAGTGCACACAATGCCATGCTCATGGAATGTACAGCTCAGTGAAAACACAAGAAGTGAG TTATGTTACACAGAAGTAACAGATCTCAAAGTTATTCACTGGAACTCCCCAAAGAAGCTGCGAGTGAAGAACAAACATGTGGAATTTTTCCGTAATCTCTACCTCACTTTTCTGGAATACGATGGCAACTTGTTGAGAAGGGAACTCTTTGGTTGCCCAGAAGGAATGGCTAATATGACCTTACAAGAAGAG CTCAGTAAACTGGACGAAGATGACCAATGTTATGAATTTCGAAGAGAACGGATATTAATGCACAGAACGCATCTGTACTACTTAGACTTCCAGTATACACCA AAATCAGATGGCAATGATGTGACATTAGTAGCTCAGTTATCTATGGATAGATTACAAATGCTGGAAGCCATATGCAAACATTGGGAAG GTCCAATCAGTCTAGCATTATATATGTCAGATGCTGAAGCACAGCAATTTTTGAGATACGCTCTCAGCTCAGATGTCCTTATGGCCCGCAAAAATATAGGCTATCATGTAGTCTACAAAGATGGG CAATTCTACCCAGTAAATTTCCTGCGCAACACTGCATTGCGTCAAGTTACAACTCCCTATGTATTCCTATCAGATATTGATTTTCTACCAATGTATGGATTATATGAATATCAACGCAAAGCTATAGCAATGGTGGATATGAAGGCAACAaataag GCATTGATTATCCCAGCATTTGAGACATTAAGATACCGTTTGACTTTCCCTAAATCCAAAGCTGACCTCCTACACATGCTTGATATGGGTACATTATTTACATTCAGATATCATGTATGGCAAAAGGGTCATGCACCAACTAATTTTGCAAAATGGAGAACAGCTACAACTCCTTATAAA GTGCAATGGGAACCAGATTTTGAGCCATATGTTGTGGTGAAAAAAGAGTGTCCAGTATATGATTTGAGATTTGTTGGTTTTGGTTGGAATAAAGTATCACATATCATGGAATTAGATGCACAAGG aTATGAGTTTATAGTGCTACCCAATGCCTTTATCATCCACATGCCCCATACACCCAGCTTTGATATAGCCAAATTCCGTTCCAGTGAATCATACAGACT ATGTTTGAAAATTTTGAAGGAAGAATTCCAAAAGGACATGTCTAAGAAGTATGGCTTTGCTGCACTCAAATATGTCGCCGTGGAAACATGA